The DNA sequence CCTGTTCAACCGCAAACGCACTGGCTGGGTGTTCAGCTACTACGCCCAGATCCTGAGCCTGGCGGGCAGCCTGATTGGATTCCATCTGATCGGTCTGCTCATTGGCCTCCTTTTTCTGATGCTCCTTTTCCAGGTCCGGGATTATTACCGCTGACACTGCTGCGTAACGGATAACGTCATCAGGCCACACGTTTAACCGGTTGTGGCCTTTTTTATAACCGTCCGTACCGTCCTCCGGCTTTTCATCCGTAAATTGGTTGGCAGGGTGCGCCTGATCGCCGAAGTTTGACTGCCTCTTATACAAACCTGTTTCAACCTAAACGATGAACATTCTCGAGACCCACCACATCGTCAAACAATACGCCCAGCACCGAGCTCTGAACGACGTGAGTCTGGCGGTACCGAAAGGCTGCATTTTTGGCCTCCTTGGCCCCAATGGTGCGGGCAAAACATCGCTCATCCGGATCATCAACCAGATTACGGCGCCCGATTCGGGGGAAGTAATTCTGGGGGGCGAGCGACTGAACCCCGACCACATCAAACGAATTGGCTACCTCCCCGAAGAGCGCGGCCTCTACAAGAAAATGAAAGTCGGCGAGCAGCTGCTGTACCTGGCTCAGTTGAAGGGGTTGAGTGAAAAACAGGCCATGGAAAAGCTGAAGACCTGGTTCGTCAAGTTCGATATCAAAACCTGGTGGACCAAGAATGTTGAAGACCTTTCCAAAGGGATGCAGCAAAAAGTGCAGTTCGTGGCAACGGTCATGCACGAGCCCGACCTCATTATTCTGGATGAGCCGTTCTCCGGATTCGACCCTATCAATGCCAACCTTATCAAAGACGAGATCCTGGAACTGCGCGATAAGGGCAAAACAATCATTTTCTCAACCCACCGCATGGAATCGGTGGAGGAGTTGTGCGACCATATTGCGTTGATTCACAAATCCCGAAAAGTGCTCGATGGTACCAAACGCTCCATCAAAGAGCAGTTCAAGACCCACACCTACCACGTCGATTACCAGGGAACGCTCAACGACCTGCCCCCTGCTTTCGAGGTCCTTAACACCCGGGTGCTGGAAGACAATTTTCTGCGCGCCGACATCCGAATTCCACCCGATGCGGCTGTCAATGACCTCATTCGGCACCTGCTCGACCGGGTAGCCGTCCGTGCTTTTGGCGAGAACATCCCCAGCATGAACGATATTTTCATCCAGGCCGTCGGCGAAGTACCCACGACCTGAACCACTTACTGAACCTTCTTTTACCTTAAAGACGGGCCTGGGTCCGTGTTCTCCCCTATGAAAATTATTTTCCTCATCATTAAACGTGAATATCTCGTCCGGGTCCGGAAAAAATCGTTCCTGGTTATGACCATTCTGGGGCCATTACTCATTGCAGCCTTCTACGGCCTGGCGGGTTGGGCGGCTATCAGTTCGATCGATCAGAAGAAAGTCCAGGTTGTGGACGAAAGCGGCCAGTTTACGGGTAAATTCAAAAACTCGTCATCTCTGCTTTTTACCTTCGTTAAAACGCCAATCACGGCGGCAAAGAAAGCGTTTCCCAAGAGCGGCAACGATGTTCTGGTCTATATTCCGAAGGATGTCCTGAGCGACTCTAAGGGGGTTCAGCTCTTCGCCGAGAAGGGTGTTAGCTTCGACATCAAATCGGGCATTGAACGCACCATCGAGAAAGAGATCGAGAATGTAAAGCTCACCCAGTCCGGCATTACCCGCAAAGTGATCGAAGATGCCAAAGTGGATGTCGACGCCCAGACCATCAGTTTGAGCGATGAGGGCGAGAAACAAAGCAGTACGGGGGCCGCATCGGTCATTGGCCTGTTGTGCGCGCTGCTGATCTACATCACCGTCATGATCTACGGCATGCAGGTGATGCGGGGCGTAGTTGAAGAAAAAACCAACCGGATTATCGAAGTCATCATCTCTTCGGTAAAACCGTTTCAGCTCATGATGGGTAAGATTCTGGGCGTAGGGCTGGTCGGGCTAACTCAGTTTATGCTATGGATTCTCTTGTCGGTGGGTATCACGTCGGCGGGTACGGCTATTTTTGGCAGTAAGTTCACGGAACGCCCCACGGTTCAGAATCAGGTGCAGGCACAGATAAACCAACAGGGCGACGTATCACCAAAGGTTACCAAGGCGGCCAGCAACCCGGTTAGTACGTTCATCAGTTCGGTACAAAACCTGAATCTTCCACTGATCATTGGCTGTTTCCTGTTTTATTTTCTCGGGGGATATTTGCTCTACAGCGCCCTGTACGGAGCCATCGGGGCGGCTGTCGACAACGAGACAGACACGCAGCAGTTTATGCTGCCGGTGACGATGCCCATCATTTTTTCGTTCATCATCGCTCAGTTCGTCCTGCGTGACCCCGACAGCAGTCTGGCTTTCTGGGCATCCATCGTTCCCTTCACCTCTCCTATTATCATGATGGTTCGGCTACCGCTGGGCGTACCGGCCTGGCAACTGGTGCTATCCATGACCCTGCTGGTGATCGGCTTCATTGGCACGACCTGGCTGGCGGCCCGAATCTACCGCGTTGGCATTCTGATGTATGGCAAAAAGCCAACCTACAAAGAGCTGTCCAAGTGGATTTTCTATAAGGCGTAAGAGGCTTAGCGGTTTTTTTGAGCGGACAGGATGTATGCGTATCGCGTACATCCTGTCCGCTTGTCCTGTCCTGTCTGCCGGTTATTCACCTGGGAGTACCGTCAGAATCCAATATCGATCACCAGTGGCTGCACGATCCACTCCTGGCTGGTGAGGTTGTAGATCGTTCGAAAACCGGCTTCGAGGGGAACGCGCTGGCGTAATACGTTGAAAACAAAGGATACATCGACACCCGTTGTCTGGTACGACCGATTCCGGATTTCGGTTCGGAGCAGCGCGCCCGTTTGGGCACTCCGCACGTCAACGGAACTCTCACCCAGGGCGCTGTCGAAGAAAGCGCCCGCTTTTATACGCTGGATGTAGACAAGCCGGCCCAGTGACCAGTGGATGTTGGCAAGTGGCAGGCGGTACTCGGCGCTGCCTGCCGTGATCCGGTCATCGCTCACGTAGGCTTGTCCACGCGGGTAAAACACGACGGGACTGAAGCGGTACGTACCGCGGGCCTGTTCCTGGTACCCCCCTCGTAGCCGTAGCGAGTGGTGTTTACCCAGGCCCGGAAAAAAGACATTGGCCTGCACACCCCACTGCTCGGCGTTCAGAGCCCCACCGAAAGGCGTGATCCGGTAGGTAGCAGAGAGGGTTTGCCCCCAACGGGGTGCTACGTCCCGTTTGCTTTGCCGGAGCAGCCGCGAGTAATTCAAGCTGTACGTAAACGCGCTCAACGCCCCCTGTGAACCTACTTCAGTAATAGACCGGAAGGGCAGGTCGTAGCCGCTCACCTGCAAATAATTGTAGTAGGCCGATACGTTCATTGACTGGCTGTATTTCGACTGAGTGAGCCGAAGCGGCAGTCGAACACCGGCGGTGAGCTGGTTGTACTGCCAGCGATCGGACCGCAGGCTATCCAAAGGCGACCGCCGATCAATGTAAAGCGACGTATTTCGGCTACCCCGTTGGAAACTCAGATCGAAAACGGGGTACAAACCCTGGTAGCTGAGTCGGGCAAAATAAGCCCCTACCCGCTCGGCCTGGTTGTAACTATAGCCAACTCCAATCTGGGTGGTGCTCAACAGATCCTGCGAGTTCACGCCCAGGGTCAGCTCCTGCCCCGTCGACCCCACAACCGGCCCCCAGCTGTATGCATTGAACGCGTGGGCCAACCGCCGGAACCGGGCAGGTGTGTAGGCCGGAGCCATCGGTGCGGAGTCTGCCAAAACCCGTCGCCCCGCTGCCGCGCCCGGCTCTTTCGTGGCTAGCGCAGCATCGATCGTCGGCCCGAAATACCGGCCGGTCGACGTAGCACCGGGTGCAGCCGGCCCCCTTGTCACAGGTTGCCAACTGGCCGGATCGAGGGGCATATCGGATATCCTGTGTCCG is a window from the Spirosoma rigui genome containing:
- a CDS encoding ABC transporter permease, with translation MKIIFLIIKREYLVRVRKKSFLVMTILGPLLIAAFYGLAGWAAISSIDQKKVQVVDESGQFTGKFKNSSSLLFTFVKTPITAAKKAFPKSGNDVLVYIPKDVLSDSKGVQLFAEKGVSFDIKSGIERTIEKEIENVKLTQSGITRKVIEDAKVDVDAQTISLSDEGEKQSSTGAASVIGLLCALLIYITVMIYGMQVMRGVVEEKTNRIIEVIISSVKPFQLMMGKILGVGLVGLTQFMLWILLSVGITSAGTAIFGSKFTERPTVQNQVQAQINQQGDVSPKVTKAASNPVSTFISSVQNLNLPLIIGCFLFYFLGGYLLYSALYGAIGAAVDNETDTQQFMLPVTMPIIFSFIIAQFVLRDPDSSLAFWASIVPFTSPIIMMVRLPLGVPAWQLVLSMTLLVIGFIGTTWLAARIYRVGILMYGKKPTYKELSKWIFYKA
- a CDS encoding ABC transporter ATP-binding protein, translated to MNILETHHIVKQYAQHRALNDVSLAVPKGCIFGLLGPNGAGKTSLIRIINQITAPDSGEVILGGERLNPDHIKRIGYLPEERGLYKKMKVGEQLLYLAQLKGLSEKQAMEKLKTWFVKFDIKTWWTKNVEDLSKGMQQKVQFVATVMHEPDLIILDEPFSGFDPINANLIKDEILELRDKGKTIIFSTHRMESVEELCDHIALIHKSRKVLDGTKRSIKEQFKTHTYHVDYQGTLNDLPPAFEVLNTRVLEDNFLRADIRIPPDAAVNDLIRHLLDRVAVRAFGENIPSMNDIFIQAVGEVPTT